The proteins below come from a single Candidatus Aegiribacteria sp. genomic window:
- a CDS encoding PQQ-binding-like beta-propeller repeat protein, which produces MIFGTLLTTFLITTTNLTITEPVDGQSYWIGDSLTVRAIVENENEKADSVHYSLNNQTVIQIPRLNTDWYTYMQNDLHHGYSESPAPYDNTIFWTAPITGTDHEFPTPVVVDGLVYYPQNEGGDTLFALDAVTGEVEWIFTGIGNTDDAVTVKDGRLYTASDSIWCLDALTGDMIWSFGKANAFGSTPVVDNGKVYCGKVFFSPCSTWVYCLEAETGFEHWENNFYGATTSCMTIWNGMVFVPTYAGPLYALDANTGSIIWENTDAYDGYWDSSPTLFDEVIYIGGVDGYLRAIDANSGETVWENDFGNSITATPAYHGGNLYVGAQDPPFASVFALDGTMNWTSNFEIHGSPGVADGMVFFGEYSFNDSARVIALDGAMGDTVWTYMTTANRFLGSPAITDGIVYIPAIDGNLYAFGTGLKYTYLGDLYADIGKNELIVTAFDEGIAFAVDTVNFTVTETGIGLKPTPRFGLCASPNPFRSTASISFELSEPGHTSIIVFDLSGRIVCSLVESDLGVGQHSYVWDGRSQNGEHVASGLYICRIQSGEISSTTRLCLLR; this is translated from the coding sequence CGAAAACGAGAAAGCCGACTCGGTCCACTACTCCCTCAATAATCAGACGGTGATCCAGATTCCGAGGCTGAATACCGACTGGTATACCTACATGCAGAACGATCTGCACCATGGTTATTCGGAATCTCCAGCCCCATATGACAACACAATATTCTGGACAGCACCTATTACCGGGACAGACCACGAATTTCCAACACCTGTAGTAGTCGATGGGTTAGTTTACTACCCGCAGAACGAAGGTGGTGATACGCTGTTCGCTTTGGACGCGGTCACCGGCGAAGTAGAGTGGATATTCACTGGAATCGGTAACACAGACGATGCTGTCACAGTCAAAGACGGTAGGCTATATACTGCAAGTGATTCTATCTGGTGCCTTGACGCCCTAACGGGTGATATGATCTGGAGCTTCGGTAAAGCAAATGCTTTTGGCAGTACACCGGTTGTGGATAATGGAAAGGTATACTGTGGTAAAGTTTTTTTTAGCCCATGCTCCACTTGGGTATACTGCCTTGAAGCTGAGACCGGATTCGAACATTGGGAGAATAATTTCTACGGGGCGACTACAAGCTGCATGACAATCTGGAACGGTATGGTATTTGTTCCAACATATGCGGGTCCTTTATATGCCCTGGATGCAAATACAGGCTCGATTATCTGGGAGAATACCGACGCATATGATGGCTACTGGGATTCCTCACCAACCCTATTTGACGAAGTAATATATATCGGTGGAGTTGATGGATACTTACGTGCTATAGACGCCAATTCCGGAGAGACCGTCTGGGAAAACGATTTTGGAAATAGCATTACCGCCACTCCCGCCTATCATGGCGGTAATCTCTACGTCGGCGCACAGGATCCGCCTTTTGCTTCAGTCTTTGCTCTGGACGGAACCATGAACTGGACCAGTAATTTTGAGATACATGGCTCACCCGGAGTAGCGGACGGAATGGTGTTCTTTGGGGAATACTCTTTCAACGACAGTGCTAGAGTAATTGCACTGGACGGTGCTATGGGAGATACCGTCTGGACCTACATGACAACTGCGAACCGCTTCCTGGGTAGTCCTGCAATCACTGACGGGATTGTATATATCCCAGCGATTGACGGAAATCTCTACGCCTTCGGTACCGGTCTGAAGTACACCTATCTGGGTGACCTCTACGCAGATATCGGCAAGAATGAGCTTATAGTCACCGCTTTCGATGAGGGAATCGCCTTTGCCGTCGATACTGTTAACTTCACTGTTACCGAGACAGGGATAGGACTGAAACCCACTCCAAGATTTGGATTGTGTGCAAGCCCGAATCCCTTCCGCTCCACCGCATCCATCTCTTTTGAACTTTCCGAACCGGGACACACTTCAATTATAGTGTTTGACCTTTCCGGTAGGATTGTCTGTTCTCTTGTAGAATCTGATCTTGGAGTCGGACAGCACTCCTATGTCTGGGACGGTAGGAGTCAGAATGGCGAACACGTTGCTTCCGGATTGTATATATGCAGGATACAGTCCGGTGAGATTTCGTCTACAACGAGACTATGTCTGTTGAGATGA